Proteins encoded by one window of Candidatus Sumerlaea chitinivorans:
- a CDS encoding Anthranilate phosphoribosyltransferase — MNLTPFTRKIMSGDELSQDEARQVAEALLSGETSPVQTAAFLTALHMRGERLGEVVAFAEILRARAAKFDSPSEPILDTCGTGGDHAGTFNISTTAAFIAAGAGVRVAKHGNRSVTSQCGSADVLQALGINITCPQSVMERALREIGICFLFAPQYHSSMRHVADVRRELGFRTIFNLLGPLLNPARAQRQLIGVYSRSIQQLYAESLRALGTERALVVHSDDGMDEISTCAPTRVIELRDGRIETFVVDPAEFGIPRAESSDLAGGDVATNASTVEKILRGEGGPKSDIALVNAAAAIYVGGLAASIAEGLSLAKRAIENGAAWQKLEALREITKG, encoded by the coding sequence ATGAACCTCACGCCATTTACACGAAAAATTATGAGCGGTGACGAACTGTCGCAAGACGAAGCGCGACAAGTCGCCGAGGCTTTACTGAGCGGCGAGACCTCGCCCGTTCAAACCGCAGCGTTCCTAACCGCGCTTCATATGCGCGGAGAACGGCTGGGCGAAGTCGTTGCTTTCGCAGAAATCTTACGAGCACGTGCCGCTAAATTTGATTCTCCGAGCGAGCCCATTCTCGACACCTGCGGGACGGGCGGGGATCACGCCGGGACGTTCAACATTTCCACAACAGCTGCCTTTATTGCAGCCGGAGCAGGTGTGCGCGTGGCAAAACATGGCAATCGCTCCGTCACAAGCCAATGTGGGAGTGCTGATGTACTCCAAGCACTGGGAATCAACATCACATGCCCCCAATCTGTCATGGAGCGCGCCTTGCGTGAGATTGGGATCTGTTTCTTGTTCGCCCCCCAATACCACTCATCGATGCGTCACGTGGCGGACGTACGGCGCGAACTTGGCTTCCGTACGATCTTCAACCTGCTCGGTCCTCTCCTCAACCCGGCTCGCGCTCAACGCCAACTCATCGGTGTGTATAGTCGTTCCATTCAGCAACTCTACGCGGAAAGTTTGCGAGCCTTGGGTACGGAGCGGGCATTGGTGGTCCACAGTGACGATGGCATGGATGAAATCTCGACCTGTGCTCCTACCCGAGTCATCGAGCTACGAGACGGCAGAATCGAAACATTCGTAGTGGACCCTGCGGAATTCGGCATCCCTCGGGCGGAGTCCTCTGACCTCGCGGGTGGAGACGTGGCAACCAACGCATCCACGGTTGAGAAGATTTTGCGAGGCGAAGGGGGTCCGAAGTCGGACATCGCGCTTGTGAACGCCGCTGCGGCAATCTATGTCGGCGGACTTGCCGCATCGATTGCGGAGGGGTTATCCCTTGCCAAGAGAGCCATCGAAAATGGGGCGGCGTGGCAAAAGCTTGAAGCCCTACGCGAGATTACGAAGGGATAG
- a CDS encoding Indole-3-glycerol phosphate synthase: protein MILDEIVAYKTEFVAHAMRQRPLLELRSAIADLPPAPDFVAALRAKDDIPRVIAEVKKASPSKGVIREQFDPIAIARSYAEHGAAAVSVLTDEAFFQGHLDHLRAVRQALPTMPLLRKDFTIHEYQIYEARASGASAVLLIVSILDKYQLRDFQALAAELGLAALVEVHFEKEADLAAEGGARLLGVNHRDLRTFNVDITRTESILRLLGAERANFTIVAESGIQTPEDVVYFAKLGVDAMLIGEQFMKQPDPGEALVQLCTRARALVREAKLDSASEDGR, encoded by the coding sequence ATGATCCTCGATGAAATTGTTGCATATAAAACAGAGTTTGTTGCCCACGCAATGCGACAGCGGCCACTGCTGGAGCTGCGCTCGGCCATCGCGGATCTGCCGCCTGCTCCTGACTTTGTGGCAGCCTTGCGCGCTAAGGACGACATCCCACGGGTCATTGCGGAAGTAAAGAAGGCTTCCCCGTCGAAAGGCGTAATCCGCGAACAGTTCGACCCCATCGCAATTGCGCGTAGCTACGCTGAGCACGGGGCGGCAGCAGTTAGCGTGCTCACGGATGAGGCGTTCTTTCAGGGACACCTCGACCACTTGCGTGCCGTTCGGCAAGCGCTCCCCACTATGCCCCTCCTGCGAAAAGATTTTACGATCCATGAATATCAGATCTACGAAGCGCGTGCTTCGGGCGCCAGCGCTGTCCTCCTGATTGTCAGCATTCTCGATAAATATCAGCTGCGTGATTTCCAAGCATTGGCGGCCGAGCTTGGGCTGGCTGCACTGGTTGAAGTGCATTTTGAAAAAGAGGCCGACCTCGCAGCCGAAGGAGGCGCACGCTTACTCGGCGTGAACCATCGCGATCTCAGGACGTTTAACGTCGACATCACTCGAACCGAATCCATCCTTCGTTTGCTTGGGGCGGAAAGAGCAAACTTCACGATCGTGGCGGAAAGCGGAATCCAAACCCCTGAAGACGTGGTTTATTTCGCAAAATTAGGGGTAGATGCCATGCTCATAGGGGAACAGTTTATGAAGCAACCCGATCCCGGGGAGGCACTGGTACAACTCTGCACTCGGGCACGGGCTCTAGTGAGAGAGGCGAAATTGGACTCGGCTTCCGAGGATGGTCGCTGA